One Bacteroidota bacterium genomic window carries:
- a CDS encoding tetratricopeptide repeat protein — MKRIFLTVCLVYWFSFVYAINVDSLKTALESFPDTTQIKILKKKSQGLLDSKPEEAKEIANFMLDISQQSKDNFEISESLILIAYCDKNLGNFQKSINSLKKALKICEELKIIIRQGYINNLIGVNFASNDQIDSALFYYLESEKILENLIVNDSESKKLKMLKSILYTNLGVFYYFKISDLKNSKRYFNEVLQLATEIRDSVRINAALSNLGMVYRAEGDNKKALIHYEKAFIMAFEIGNLMYAANASINIAGVYKSQRNFSKNIEYLNEAVSIFKSINAKFNVGNTYWILGEAYFSYKYYEETIKCLMKALSYKEFSDNLKKKQKVYLKMSDAYEKTGNVDTAFIYFKKQSEIEKQIEQQINTENFNKLLVSYETEKKEKENLRLTTENKINKLSLSRKNTIIYSLVFGSSIGLLLVSLLLVQYRKRYHAYKALVKQNIKLAKQELKEKETSNNIENTSENLSENFDSSQLLINKLKQYFEDEKPYLRAKLKLDDLSIALNTNRSYLSKAINDKLNMNFYELLNEFRIKESRHLLMDKKYDNISIEGIGQMVGFASRSSFYNYFNKTFGITPLFFRKSLKDKN, encoded by the coding sequence ATGAAAAGGATTTTTTTGACAGTTTGCTTGGTGTATTGGTTTTCTTTTGTGTATGCAATTAATGTTGACAGTTTGAAAACTGCACTTGAAAGTTTCCCAGATACAACACAAATAAAAATCCTGAAAAAGAAATCTCAGGGATTATTGGATAGTAAGCCTGAAGAAGCTAAAGAAATAGCAAATTTTATGCTAGATATTTCTCAACAATCTAAAGACAATTTTGAAATATCCGAATCACTAATTCTAATAGCTTATTGCGATAAAAACTTAGGGAATTTTCAAAAATCTATAAACTCATTAAAAAAGGCATTAAAAATTTGTGAAGAGCTAAAAATAATTATTCGTCAGGGATATATTAATAATTTAATAGGTGTGAATTTTGCATCAAATGACCAGATTGATAGTGCACTTTTTTATTATCTCGAATCTGAAAAAATTCTTGAAAACTTGATTGTTAATGACAGTGAAAGTAAAAAGCTCAAAATGTTAAAAAGCATTTTATATACGAATTTAGGAGTTTTTTACTATTTTAAGATAAGCGACTTAAAAAATTCCAAGAGATATTTCAATGAAGTGCTTCAGCTTGCCACCGAAATAAGAGATAGTGTTAGAATTAATGCTGCGCTATCGAATTTAGGAATGGTTTATAGAGCTGAAGGGGATAACAAAAAGGCTTTAATCCATTATGAAAAAGCTTTTATTATGGCATTTGAAATTGGAAATTTGATGTATGCGGCAAACGCATCTATCAATATTGCCGGTGTTTATAAGAGTCAAAGAAACTTTAGTAAAAATATAGAATATTTAAATGAAGCCGTCAGTATTTTTAAATCAATAAATGCAAAATTTAATGTTGGAAATACCTATTGGATTTTGGGAGAAGCATATTTTAGTTATAAATATTATGAAGAGACGATAAAATGCTTGATGAAAGCATTATCATATAAAGAATTTTCAGATAATCTGAAAAAAAAGCAAAAAGTTTATTTAAAAATGTCTGACGCTTATGAAAAGACAGGAAATGTTGATACGGCTTTTATATATTTCAAAAAACAATCGGAAATTGAGAAACAAATAGAACAACAAATTAATACGGAAAATTTCAACAAGCTGCTTGTCAGTTACGAAACAGAGAAAAAAGAAAAGGAAAATCTGAGACTTACTACAGAGAATAAAATTAATAAGCTTTCACTGTCAAGAAAAAATACAATCATATATTCACTTGTTTTTGGAAGTTCTATTGGGTTGTTATTAGTAAGCTTGCTTCTTGTTCAATATCGTAAGAGATATCATGCATATAAGGCTTTAGTAAAACAAAATATTAAGTTGGCAAAACAAGAATTAAAAGAAAAGGAAACCTCTAACAATATAGAAAATACATCTGAAAATTTGAGTGAAAATTTTGATAGTAGTCAATTATTGATAAATAAACTCAAACAATATTTCGAAGATGAGAAACCATATCTACGTGCGAAACTGAAGCTTGATGATTTGAGTATAGCATTAAATACCAATCGTTCCTACTTGTCAAAAGCAATTAACGATAAGTTGAATATGAACTTTTACGAATTGCTGAACGAATTTCGGATTAAAGAATCCAGACACTTA